A genome region from Thermomonospora amylolytica includes the following:
- a CDS encoding NAD-dependent epimerase/dehydratase family protein has translation MSRVLVTGSAGRLGRSVVTSLAAAGHEVIGVDPAPGSPPEAAAVLPADLTDLGEAHSVIARFRPEAVVHLAAIAVPFSRSEATTFRVNTQLAFNVCAACVALGVDRLVVASSPTVIGYGAPGGWTPSYLPLDEDHPTEPWNAYNLSKLVAEQTMKAFARSTGTTRMAAFRPCFVVAPEEWEGAPTQTGHTITERLERPELGGTSLFNYLDARDAGDFVDALLAGLARPETNGEVFFAGAADALAREPLAELLPAVMPETKGLASVLTGTAPAFSSAKAERLLGWTAKRSWRTELS, from the coding sequence GTGAGCAGAGTGCTCGTCACCGGAAGCGCGGGCCGCCTCGGCCGCAGCGTGGTCACCTCGCTCGCGGCGGCCGGACACGAGGTGATCGGCGTGGACCCCGCGCCCGGCAGCCCGCCCGAGGCCGCCGCGGTCCTGCCCGCCGACCTCACCGACCTCGGCGAGGCCCACTCGGTGATCGCGCGGTTCCGGCCGGAGGCGGTGGTCCACCTGGCGGCCATCGCGGTGCCGTTCAGCCGCTCGGAGGCGACCACGTTCCGCGTCAACACCCAGCTCGCCTTCAACGTCTGCGCGGCCTGCGTCGCCCTGGGAGTGGACAGGCTCGTCGTGGCCAGCAGCCCCACGGTGATCGGGTACGGCGCGCCGGGCGGCTGGACCCCCTCCTACCTGCCGCTGGACGAGGACCACCCGACCGAGCCCTGGAACGCCTACAACCTGTCCAAACTCGTGGCCGAGCAGACCATGAAGGCGTTCGCCCGGAGCACCGGGACCACCCGCATGGCCGCCTTCCGCCCCTGCTTCGTCGTCGCCCCCGAGGAGTGGGAGGGCGCCCCCACCCAGACCGGGCACACGATCACCGAGCGGCTGGAGCGGCCCGAGCTGGGCGGGACCTCCCTGTTCAACTACCTCGACGCCCGCGACGCCGGCGACTTCGTCGACGCGCTGCTGGCCGGGCTCGCGCGGCCGGAGACCAACGGCGAGGTCTTCTTCGCCGGTGCCGCCGACGCCCTGGCCCGCGAGCCGCTGGCCGAGCTGCTGCCCGCCGTCATGCCCGAGACCAAGGGCCTGGCCTCCGTCCTGACCGGCACCGCCCCCGCCTTCTCCTCCGCCAAGGCCGAGCGGCTGCTCGGCTGGACCGCCAAGCGCAGCTGGCGTACCGAACTCTCCTGA
- a CDS encoding 5-dehydro-4-deoxyglucarate dehydratase, producing MKLDGVLFFPVTPFGPDGALAPGVLADHVRQGLEHGPGGVFAACGTGEFTALSEAEHAEAVRVAVQAVAGSVPVFAGAGGPLGAALAQARAARAAGADGLLLMPPYLAQGPGFADYVRAVAAVLPVILYQRGPIALEPETAVELAAIPGVIGLKDGLGDIDRIQRIVLAVRDVREDFLFFNGLPTAELTQPAYRALGVDLYSSAVFGFAPEIARAYLDGDRRLLTAFYAPLVRLRSKVPGYAVSLVKAGVRLRGLDVGDPRPPLVPVTPEHEAELEELIKSGLALVAS from the coding sequence ATGAAGCTCGACGGAGTTCTCTTCTTCCCCGTGACCCCCTTCGGCCCCGACGGCGCCCTCGCGCCCGGCGTACTGGCCGACCACGTGCGCCAGGGGCTCGAGCACGGGCCCGGCGGAGTGTTCGCCGCCTGCGGGACCGGCGAGTTCACGGCGCTGTCGGAGGCCGAGCACGCCGAGGCCGTCCGGGTGGCGGTGCAGGCCGTGGCCGGATCCGTACCGGTGTTCGCCGGAGCGGGCGGGCCGCTGGGCGCGGCGCTCGCCCAGGCGCGGGCCGCCCGCGCGGCCGGTGCCGACGGCCTGCTGCTCATGCCGCCCTACCTCGCCCAGGGGCCCGGCTTCGCCGACTACGTCCGGGCGGTCGCCGCCGTGCTGCCGGTGATCCTCTACCAGCGCGGGCCGATCGCGCTCGAACCGGAGACCGCCGTCGAACTGGCCGCGATCCCGGGCGTCATCGGGCTCAAGGACGGCCTGGGGGACATCGACCGCATCCAGCGGATCGTGCTGGCCGTCCGGGACGTCCGCGAGGACTTCCTGTTCTTCAACGGGCTGCCGACCGCCGAGCTGACCCAGCCCGCCTACCGGGCGCTGGGCGTCGACCTGTACTCCAGCGCGGTGTTCGGCTTCGCACCCGAGATCGCCAGGGCCTACCTGGACGGCGACCGGCGGCTGCTCACCGCGTTCTACGCGCCGCTGGTGCGGCTGCGCTCCAAGGTGCCGGGCTACGCGGTGTCGCTGGTCAAGGCCGGAGTACGGCTGCGCGGCCTGGACGTCGGCGACCCCCGGCCGCCGCTGGTCCCCGTGACGCCCGAGCACGAGGCCGAGCTGGAGGAGCTGATCAAGTCGGGTCTGGCCCTGGTGGCGTCATGA
- a CDS encoding mandelate racemase/muconate lactonizing enzyme family protein: MIEDLSVTLRSVPLTRPWGPDVPCNHALLVTVTLDDGRRGTGLSWTPQIGAHAIKALLEHDVRDAVIGLPPHPEVVWDRLSARLGEAGRTGIVPIALAGVDLALWDLRCGERPLIEVLGARRESVPVYGSGINRHYSLEELRAQAERWVAAGYTAVKIKVGRPSLAEDVERVAAVREVIGPDRLLMIDANQRWDLHRARTALRALQEYDPFWIEEPLPADDLAAHVELRRGIGTPVAVGENVATAHGFRDLLTAGACDVVQPNLVRVGGITPFLRIAELARVFDVPVYPHLLTELSGQLALALHHPAMVERVEDATLIELGLLADPSPVEFAGAELRATGAPTRWAT; the protein is encoded by the coding sequence GTGATCGAGGACCTGTCGGTCACCCTGAGGTCGGTGCCCCTGACCCGGCCGTGGGGTCCGGACGTGCCCTGCAACCACGCGCTGCTCGTCACGGTCACGCTGGACGACGGACGCCGCGGCACCGGGCTGTCCTGGACGCCGCAGATCGGCGCCCACGCGATCAAGGCCCTGCTGGAACACGACGTCCGCGACGCGGTGATCGGCCTGCCGCCGCATCCGGAGGTCGTCTGGGACCGGCTGTCGGCCCGGCTGGGTGAGGCGGGACGGACCGGGATCGTCCCGATCGCCCTGGCCGGGGTGGACCTCGCGCTGTGGGACCTGCGCTGCGGCGAGCGCCCGCTGATCGAGGTCCTGGGCGCGCGGCGCGAGAGCGTCCCCGTCTACGGCAGCGGGATCAACCGCCACTACTCCCTGGAGGAGTTGCGGGCGCAGGCCGAACGGTGGGTCGCCGCCGGCTACACCGCGGTCAAGATCAAGGTCGGGCGGCCCTCCCTGGCCGAGGACGTCGAGCGGGTCGCGGCGGTCCGCGAGGTGATCGGCCCGGACCGGCTGCTGATGATCGACGCCAACCAGCGGTGGGACCTGCACCGGGCCCGGACCGCGCTGCGCGCCCTGCAGGAGTACGACCCGTTCTGGATCGAGGAGCCGCTGCCCGCCGACGACCTGGCCGCCCACGTGGAGCTGCGGCGCGGCATCGGCACTCCGGTCGCGGTCGGCGAGAACGTCGCCACCGCCCACGGCTTCCGCGACCTGCTGACCGCCGGCGCCTGCGACGTCGTCCAGCCCAACCTCGTGCGGGTCGGCGGGATCACCCCGTTCCTGCGGATCGCCGAGCTGGCCCGCGTGTTCGACGTCCCGGTCTATCCGCACCTGCTCACCGAGCTGTCCGGCCAGCTCGCCCTCGCGCTGCACCATCCCGCGATGGTGGAGCGCGTGGAGGACGCCACGCTGATCGAGCTGGGGCTGCTCGCCGATCCCTCCCCGGTGGAGTTCGCCGGAGCGGAGTTGCGGGCCACCGGGGCGCCGACGAGGTGGGCGACGTGA
- a CDS encoding DUF6807 family protein translates to MKPVRVVVAGVHGYGRHHLENVRRLAGAGRAQLVGVCDVRPSPDLGVPCSADLPALITETGAEVAVIATPIHTHAPLAVAALRAGAHVLLEKPPAPSVEEFERISAAVAETGLACQVGFQSLGSAAVPAAAGLLGEPIRGIGVAGAWTRPFSYFSRAPWAGRRRLDGVDVMDGALTNPFAHAVATALAVAGADEVSSVEGIELELYRANAIESDDTSSARIRLADGTVIAITVSLCAGRRTEPYLHLHGRTRSARLFYTVDELELDGVRTGFDRVDLLANLLAHVRQGEELLVPLARTGGFTRLLDEIRRAPDPLPVDGARTEPTRLVLPGIEGLAVRAAAELKTLSELGFPGSLGPRPEPWPETVLCAGPQQVATYVQRGDLQATDAPRPHLHPVRTLGGTVVTEVQPDDHVHHFGAGVAISDVNGVNFWGGSTYVPGVGPRILPNHGRQRRRSLRPVDGGFAERLDWIGPDGTVLAAEDRTLVARALPGAWALDFAFTLHNRTGEPLSIQSSACKGRAGAGYGGFFWRAPRDSTGPAVFTAEASGEQAVHGSRTPWLALTCDDWSLLFVQTRGLDPWFVRVAEYPGVGPALAWDTPLSVPDRLDRAITVVVADGRLTPERASALFAEHTNP, encoded by the coding sequence GTGAAGCCGGTGCGCGTGGTGGTCGCCGGAGTCCACGGATACGGACGCCACCATCTGGAGAACGTCCGGCGGCTGGCCGGGGCCGGTCGGGCCCAGCTCGTCGGCGTCTGCGATGTCCGGCCCTCACCCGATCTCGGCGTGCCGTGCTCGGCGGACCTGCCGGCGCTGATCACCGAGACCGGCGCGGAGGTCGCGGTGATCGCCACCCCGATCCACACCCATGCGCCGCTGGCCGTCGCGGCGCTGCGGGCCGGGGCGCACGTGCTGCTGGAGAAGCCGCCCGCGCCGTCGGTCGAGGAGTTCGAGCGGATCTCGGCCGCGGTCGCCGAGACCGGACTGGCCTGCCAGGTCGGCTTCCAGTCGCTCGGCTCGGCCGCCGTGCCGGCGGCGGCCGGGCTGCTGGGCGAGCCGATCCGCGGCATCGGCGTCGCCGGCGCCTGGACGCGGCCGTTCTCCTATTTCTCCCGCGCGCCCTGGGCGGGCAGGCGCCGGCTGGACGGCGTGGACGTCATGGACGGCGCGCTGACCAACCCGTTCGCCCACGCGGTGGCCACCGCGCTGGCCGTCGCCGGAGCCGACGAGGTCTCCTCGGTCGAGGGGATCGAACTGGAGCTGTACCGGGCCAACGCGATCGAGTCCGACGACACCTCCAGCGCCCGGATCCGCCTGGCCGACGGGACCGTCATCGCGATCACCGTGAGCCTGTGCGCCGGCCGCCGCACCGAGCCCTACCTGCACCTGCACGGCCGGACGCGGTCGGCCCGGCTCTTCTACACCGTCGACGAGCTGGAGCTGGACGGCGTCCGCACCGGCTTCGACCGGGTCGACCTGCTGGCCAACCTCCTGGCGCACGTCAGGCAGGGCGAGGAACTGCTGGTGCCGCTGGCGCGGACCGGCGGCTTCACCCGGCTGCTGGACGAGATCCGGCGCGCCCCCGACCCGCTGCCCGTCGACGGCGCCCGCACCGAGCCGACCCGGCTGGTGCTGCCGGGCATCGAAGGACTGGCCGTACGCGCGGCGGCGGAGCTGAAGACCCTGTCGGAACTCGGCTTCCCCGGCAGCCTCGGCCCCCGGCCGGAGCCCTGGCCGGAGACCGTGCTGTGCGCCGGACCGCAGCAGGTCGCCACCTACGTCCAGCGGGGCGACCTGCAGGCGACGGACGCGCCGCGGCCCCACCTGCATCCGGTCCGCACGCTCGGCGGGACGGTCGTCACCGAGGTCCAGCCCGACGATCACGTGCACCACTTCGGGGCGGGTGTGGCGATCTCGGACGTCAACGGGGTCAACTTCTGGGGCGGCTCCACCTATGTGCCCGGCGTCGGACCGAGGATCCTCCCCAACCACGGGCGGCAGCGGCGGCGGTCGCTGCGCCCCGTGGACGGAGGCTTCGCCGAGCGCCTGGACTGGATCGGCCCGGACGGCACCGTCCTGGCCGCCGAGGACCGCACCCTGGTGGCCCGCGCCCTGCCCGGCGCGTGGGCGCTGGACTTCGCCTTCACCCTGCACAACCGGACCGGCGAGCCGCTGTCGATCCAGAGTTCGGCGTGCAAGGGGCGGGCCGGCGCGGGCTACGGCGGGTTCTTCTGGCGTGCGCCCAGGGACTCCACCGGGCCGGCGGTCTTCACCGCCGAAGCCTCCGGCGAGCAGGCCGTGCACGGCAGCCGCACGCCGTGGCTGGCGCTGACCTGTGACGACTGGAGCCTGCTGTTCGTGCAGACCCGCGGGCTCGACCCGTGGTTCGTCCGCGTCGCCGAGTACCCCGGCGTCGGACCGGCCCTGGCCTGGGACACGCCGCTGAGCGTCCCCGACCGGCTGGACCGCGCGATCACCGTGGTGGTCGCCGACGGCCGGCTCACCCCCGAACGGGCCTCGGCCCTCTTCGCGGAGCACACGAACCCATGA
- a CDS encoding aldehyde dehydrogenase (NADP(+)), with product MTVWSIDARSGERRTEHAETTPQEVGALCRRAHDLLPVLDEAGPRGRAALLEAMADALDARTGELVAVADAETALGEVRLTGETARTSGQLRLFAEVLREGSFLDVRLDSADPGATPPKPDLRRMNVPLGVVGVFSASNFPFAFSVGGGDTASALAAGCTVVVKAHPLHPDTSVLTLAALRAGAEAAGLPGDIIQLAHGREAGLALVQDPRVKAIGFTGSVAGGRYLHDLAMARPEPIPFYGELGSLNPLVVTPGAARTRLAEIAAGLSASATLGAGQFCVKPGLVLAPAGSGLAEAMAGHFTALDPQVLLGDPIREGFTAGAAERAAVPGLRTVATGRAGDGRQVTARLLAGPVSLLRSCDLLLEECFGPLTVVLEYEGEDELAEALAAAPGTLTVTLHSGPGEEKLAARLIALARERAGRLVFDAYPTGVTVGWAQQHGGPYPATTAPTTTSVGTAAVFRFLRPVAYQNCPPALLPPALRDDNPWSLPRRRDGVLELP from the coding sequence GTGACCGTCTGGAGCATCGACGCCCGCTCCGGCGAACGCCGTACCGAGCACGCCGAGACGACGCCGCAGGAGGTCGGCGCGCTCTGCCGCCGCGCCCACGACCTGCTGCCCGTCCTCGACGAGGCCGGGCCGCGGGGCCGTGCCGCCCTGCTGGAGGCCATGGCCGACGCCCTCGACGCGCGGACCGGCGAGCTGGTCGCCGTCGCCGACGCCGAGACCGCCCTCGGCGAGGTACGGCTGACCGGCGAGACGGCCCGCACCAGCGGCCAGCTCCGCCTGTTCGCCGAGGTTCTGCGCGAGGGCTCCTTCCTCGACGTCCGCCTCGACTCCGCCGATCCCGGCGCCACGCCGCCCAAACCCGACCTGCGCCGGATGAACGTCCCGCTCGGGGTGGTCGGCGTCTTCTCGGCGAGCAACTTCCCGTTCGCGTTCAGCGTCGGCGGCGGCGACACCGCCAGCGCCCTGGCGGCGGGCTGCACGGTCGTGGTCAAGGCGCACCCGCTCCATCCGGACACCTCGGTCCTGACGCTCGCGGCGCTGCGGGCGGGCGCCGAGGCCGCCGGACTCCCCGGGGACATCATCCAGCTCGCGCACGGCCGCGAGGCGGGTCTCGCCCTGGTGCAGGACCCCCGCGTGAAGGCGATCGGGTTCACCGGCTCCGTCGCCGGCGGCCGGTACCTGCACGACCTGGCCATGGCCCGGCCCGAACCGATCCCCTTCTACGGCGAGCTCGGCAGCCTCAACCCGCTCGTCGTCACCCCCGGCGCGGCGCGGACCCGGCTGGCGGAGATCGCGGCGGGCCTGTCGGCCTCCGCGACGCTCGGCGCGGGACAGTTCTGCGTCAAGCCCGGCCTGGTCCTGGCCCCCGCCGGCAGCGGGCTGGCCGAGGCGATGGCCGGGCACTTCACCGCCCTCGACCCCCAGGTGCTGCTCGGCGACCCGATCCGCGAGGGGTTCACCGCCGGAGCGGCCGAACGCGCGGCCGTCCCCGGCCTGCGCACCGTCGCCACCGGCCGGGCCGGAGACGGACGCCAGGTCACCGCCCGCCTGCTCGCCGGCCCGGTCTCGCTCCTGCGCTCCTGCGACCTGCTGCTGGAGGAGTGCTTCGGCCCGCTGACGGTCGTCCTCGAATACGAAGGCGAGGACGAACTCGCCGAGGCCCTGGCCGCCGCCCCCGGCACCCTCACGGTGACCCTGCACAGCGGCCCGGGGGAGGAAAAGCTCGCCGCCCGCCTGATCGCCCTGGCCCGCGAGCGCGCCGGCCGCCTCGTCTTCGACGCCTACCCCACCGGCGTCACCGTGGGCTGGGCCCAGCAGCACGGCGGCCCCTACCCGGCCACCACCGCCCCCACCACCACCTCGGTCGGCACGGCGGCCGTCTTCCGCTTCCTGCGCCCGGTCGCCTACCAGAACTGCCCGCCCGCCCTGCTCCCGCCCGCCCTGCGCGACGACAACCCCTGGTCGCTGCCCCGGCGCCGCGACGGCGTCCTGGAACTGCCGTGA
- a CDS encoding alpha/beta hydrolase: MNDAILLADGAVLGVFPASGEEDRTAAMLVLPGGGYARLAEHEGAPVARWLSGLGIAAFVLHYRVAPHRYAAPLLDARNALAHLRANADRLGIDAHRIGVLGFSAGGHLAGLLATDPSERPDAAVLAYPVASLLTLPHEGSVTNLLGPDPDPADLHDLSLEHRVDGDTPPTFLWHTADDASVSPMHSFLVAGALARHHVPFELHVYRTGGHGLGLAADHPAGAWTAACAAFLRDLGWC, from the coding sequence GTGAACGATGCCATCCTGCTCGCCGACGGCGCCGTGCTCGGAGTCTTCCCGGCCTCCGGCGAGGAGGACCGGACGGCGGCGATGCTCGTCCTGCCCGGCGGCGGCTATGCGCGCCTGGCCGAGCACGAGGGCGCCCCCGTCGCGCGGTGGCTGTCAGGGCTGGGCATCGCGGCGTTCGTCCTGCACTACCGGGTCGCGCCGCACCGGTACGCCGCGCCGCTGCTGGACGCCCGGAACGCCCTCGCCCACCTGCGCGCGAACGCCGACCGGCTGGGAATCGACGCCCACCGGATCGGGGTGCTGGGATTCTCCGCCGGAGGGCACCTGGCCGGGCTGCTGGCCACCGACCCGTCCGAGCGGCCGGACGCGGCCGTCCTGGCCTATCCGGTGGCCAGCCTGCTGACCCTGCCGCACGAGGGTTCCGTCACCAACCTGCTCGGCCCCGACCCCGACCCCGCGGACCTGCACGACCTGTCCCTGGAACATCGCGTCGACGGCGACACCCCGCCCACCTTCCTGTGGCACACCGCCGACGACGCCTCCGTCAGCCCGATGCACTCGTTCCTGGTGGCCGGCGCGCTGGCCCGCCACCACGTCCCCTTCGAACTGCACGTCTACCGGACCGGCGGGCACGGCCTGGGCCTGGCGGCGGACCACCCGGCGGGGGCGTGGACCGCCGCCTGCGCCGCCTTCCTGCGTGATCTCGGCTGGTGCTGA
- a CDS encoding Gfo/Idh/MocA family protein, whose product MNGVTGRMGYRQHLVRSVLAIREQGGVLLADGSRVTLDPILVGRNEARLKEIADRHGLDRWTTDLESALADGTGIYFDAQITQAREKAILTAIDAGWDVYTEKPTAESVEGALRLARAAARAGVRHGVVHDKLYLPGLVKLKRLLDAGFFGRVLSVRGEFGYWVFEGDWQPAQRPSWNYRKEDGGGITVDMFCHWNYVLENLFGPVRAVTAKVVTHIPTRVDEQGRAYTATADDAAYGIFELDGGIIAQINSSWAVRVNRDELVEFQVDGTEGSAVAGLRNCRVQHRVNTPKPVWNPDLPVTEPFRDQWLEVPDNADLDNGFKAQWEQFVRHVADGSPHPYDFVSGVRGIQLAELGLRSSAEGRRIQIPEVTL is encoded by the coding sequence ATGAACGGTGTGACGGGCCGGATGGGATACCGCCAGCATCTGGTGCGGTCGGTGCTGGCGATCCGCGAGCAGGGCGGCGTGCTCCTGGCCGACGGGTCCCGCGTGACGCTCGACCCGATCCTGGTCGGGCGCAACGAGGCCAGGCTGAAGGAGATCGCCGACCGGCACGGCCTCGACCGCTGGACCACCGACCTGGAGTCCGCGCTGGCCGACGGCACCGGCATCTACTTCGACGCCCAGATCACCCAGGCCCGCGAGAAGGCGATCCTGACCGCGATCGACGCGGGCTGGGACGTCTACACCGAGAAGCCGACCGCCGAGTCGGTGGAGGGCGCGCTGCGGCTGGCGCGGGCCGCCGCGCGGGCCGGGGTCCGCCATGGAGTGGTGCACGACAAGCTGTACCTGCCGGGCCTGGTGAAGCTGAAGAGGCTGCTGGACGCCGGCTTCTTCGGGCGGGTGCTGTCGGTGCGCGGCGAGTTCGGCTACTGGGTGTTCGAGGGCGACTGGCAGCCCGCGCAGCGGCCGAGCTGGAACTACCGCAAGGAGGACGGCGGCGGCATCACCGTCGACATGTTCTGCCACTGGAACTACGTGCTGGAGAACCTCTTCGGCCCCGTCCGCGCGGTGACGGCCAAGGTCGTCACGCACATCCCCACCCGGGTCGACGAGCAGGGCCGCGCCTACACCGCGACCGCCGACGACGCCGCCTACGGGATCTTCGAGCTGGACGGCGGGATCATCGCCCAGATCAACTCCTCCTGGGCGGTGCGGGTCAACCGCGACGAGCTGGTGGAGTTCCAGGTCGACGGCACCGAGGGCAGCGCGGTGGCGGGCCTGCGCAACTGCAGGGTCCAGCACCGGGTGAACACGCCCAAGCCGGTGTGGAACCCCGACCTCCCGGTCACCGAGCCGTTCCGCGACCAGTGGCTGGAGGTGCCCGACAACGCCGACCTGGACAACGGCTTCAAGGCCCAGTGGGAGCAGTTCGTCCGGCACGTCGCCGACGGCTCGCCGCATCCGTACGACTTCGTGTCCGGGGTCCGCGGCATCCAGCTCGCCGAGCTGGGCCTGCGGTCGTCGGCCGAGGGTCGCCGCATCCAGATCCCGGAGGTGACGCTGTGA
- a CDS encoding dihydrodipicolinate synthase family protein encodes MTSLWLPDEDGGSVHTLGAPADWTPPPAPPKSRVVYAAAHVAADPYGDNTPGAPAAIDWDATLAFRRHLWRQGLGVADAMDTAQRGMGLDWAATSELIRRSAAEARACGGTVAVGVGTDHLPPGPHDLDRIAEAYLEQLAVAEDAGAGVILMASRALAATARTAEDYLEVYRRVLGQCSGRVILHWLGEVFDPALRGYWGSTDIGTATTAFLELVKENAGGIDGVKVSLLDAGHEVALRRSLPAGVRLYTGDDFHYPELIRGDELGHSDALLGIFAGIAPVAARALHALDRGDLDAYDALLAPTVPLSRHVFAAPTPYYKTGIAFLAWIAGLQPGFVMVGGLQSGRGILHLARTFRLADAAGLLPDPDLAAARMRSLLATAGLAR; translated from the coding sequence GTGACCTCCCTGTGGCTGCCCGACGAGGACGGCGGCTCGGTCCACACCCTCGGCGCCCCGGCCGACTGGACGCCGCCGCCAGCCCCGCCGAAGTCCCGGGTCGTGTACGCCGCCGCGCACGTGGCGGCCGACCCGTACGGCGACAACACCCCCGGCGCCCCGGCCGCGATCGACTGGGACGCCACGCTGGCCTTCCGCCGCCATCTGTGGCGGCAGGGGCTCGGCGTCGCCGACGCGATGGACACCGCCCAGCGGGGCATGGGCCTGGACTGGGCGGCGACCTCCGAGCTGATCCGCCGCAGCGCCGCCGAGGCCCGCGCGTGCGGCGGCACGGTCGCGGTCGGCGTCGGCACCGACCACCTCCCGCCCGGCCCGCACGACCTCGACCGCATCGCCGAGGCGTACCTGGAGCAGCTCGCCGTGGCCGAGGACGCCGGCGCGGGCGTGATCCTCATGGCCAGCCGGGCGCTGGCGGCCACCGCCCGGACCGCCGAGGACTACCTGGAGGTCTACCGGCGGGTGCTCGGCCAGTGCTCCGGCCGGGTCATCCTGCACTGGCTCGGGGAGGTGTTCGACCCGGCGCTGCGCGGCTACTGGGGATCGACCGACATCGGCACCGCGACCACCGCGTTCCTGGAGCTGGTCAAGGAGAACGCCGGCGGGATCGACGGGGTCAAGGTGTCCCTGCTGGACGCCGGCCACGAGGTCGCGCTGCGGCGTTCCCTGCCTGCGGGGGTCCGGCTCTACACCGGGGACGACTTCCACTACCCCGAACTGATCCGCGGGGACGAACTCGGCCACTCCGACGCCCTGCTGGGGATCTTCGCCGGCATCGCCCCGGTCGCCGCCCGCGCACTGCACGCCCTGGACCGGGGCGACCTGGACGCCTACGACGCTCTTCTCGCCCCGACCGTCCCGCTGTCCCGGCACGTCTTCGCCGCCCCCACCCCCTACTACAAGACCGGGATCGCCTTCCTGGCGTGGATCGCCGGGCTGCAACCCGGCTTCGTCATGGTCGGCGGCCTGCAGTCGGGCCGCGGCATCCTGCACCTGGCCCGGACCTTCCGCCTCGCCGACGCCGCCGGGCTGCTGCCCGACCCCGACCTGGCCGCCGCCCGCATGCGTTCGCTGCTCGCAACCGCGGGACTCGCCCGATGA